The DNA segment GCGCCAGTGGTGTTCTTCGGCGAGGGTGCGGCGCCGGGCGAACCGGACGGGATGCCATCGCCGCCAGTGGGTGCCGGGCGGGACCTGGGCGAAGGAGCAGTTGCCCTCCAGCCGCAGCTGGTCCAGGTGCACGGTCCCGGTGAACAGGCACTGCGACAGGTCGACGTCGGCGAGGAGGAGATGGGCTGTGTCCACCCCTCTCAGTGAGGCCATCTGCACTGTGGCGTCGGCGGTGTCGGCGAGATCCCGTTCTGCCACCGGCTGCCCGTCGGGGAACTCGAACGGGTCGGCCTCCGAGGCGATCGTCAGAGGGTGTTCCAGGACCGCGTGGGCGAGGTCCACCGTCGCGTAACGCAGACGCAACTCTGCCGTCGACAGCCAGCGGGTTCGTCGGCACTCCAGGCGTTGCGTGGCGAGCGCGAGGGTCACCGGGCCGCCGAACACCGCCCTGGACAACGTCACCTTCCCGGCGCACACCAATGGCCCGAGTCTGACCTCCCGCGCGAAACTCACCCCTTCGAACCAAGCGTCGCGCTCAAAGGCAGCCGCCCCGAACCTGGCGTCGCCATGGAAAGTCGCCGCCCCGAACCAAGCACTTCTCTGGAACGTAGCCGCCCCGAACCAGGCGCCGTCATGGAAGGCCGCCGCCTCGAACCAGGCGCCGCTCCGGAAGGTCGCCGCCCCGAACCTGGCGTCGCCATGGAAGGCCGCCGCCTCGAACCAGGCGGCGCTCTGGAAGGTCGCCGCCCCGAACCCGGCGCGGCCCTGGAAAGCAGCCGACCCGAACCCGGCGTCGCTCTGGAAGGTCGCCGACTTGAACCAGGCCTCGCCCTGGAAGGTCGCCGACTTGAACCAGGCCTCGCCCTGGAAGGTCGCCAACGCGAACCAGGCATGACCCTGAAAGGTCGCCCCCTCGAACGCGGCGCGCCCCTGGAAGGTCGCCGCCTCGAACCCCGCGCGGCCCTCAAAGCTCGCCGCCTCGAACCCTGCGTCGCCGAGGCGGGGGTGTCCGGTGCCGGGGTCACGGAGGGCGGCCAGAAGGGCATCGAGAAGGAGTTCGGTGAAAGGGGTGCCGCGGTGATCGATGTCGGCGCCGGGGGCCAGGCCGGCCAGGTAGGCATCGCGGTCGACGTCGGCCAGATGCGCAAGGCATGCGGTGTGGCCGGGGACATGGACGCCGAGGCAGCCGACGGGGTCGGTGGCAGGGTCCGCCCCGTGTGCGCAGTACGGCCATGGAGGTGCCCCAGGTATGGCAGGTGTGGGTGTACTCATGGGCGTGGTGGCTCCATGGTGTGTCGGGCGCGGAGGGGGCGGCAGGGGAGGCCAGTGGCCGGGTCATCCTGCCGCCACATGGCCAATCCACTCAAGCCCTCGGTAATTTGCAGGGGGGACTGCCCTACGTTCGCGCGATCGGCGGGTTCCTGACCCGTCCGATCCTTTTAGGGAGCGATCCGGTGCAGGTAGTCGATTGCCACCGCGAGCCACGGGGCAGCTGGTCCGGCGAGAAACAACGGGGCGCACACGCTGTACGAGAGCACGACTTCGAGGCTGCCTGTGGTCACCCCAGTAAGCAGCGTGTGGTCGAACGGCAACCAGGTCTTCGGCGACCCTGCTGGCATGAGCCTCAGCCCAGTTGAGGTCAAAACGACACGAGCAGGAGTCTGGTCGCGCCAGCGCTCCGCAGCGGCAGCCGCTGCCTCTTCGCGCCGTCGTGCGTCGAGACGGCGATTAGGCACCCAGCGCCGCCCGAACGTCGGGTGGTTCTCGTAATACCCGGCGGGGGACGGAGGCAAGACGGTCTCGCTTCCGTAAAACCGGGCAGTTGAGCACAGCACATCGGCGTAGGCGCTCTCCCCATCGGCAAGGGGGAGGCCCGTCACCGGGACCGGCGCAAGGTTTCCGCCGCCCTGGAGGTGGAGCACGAGCGCGGACGCTGCCTGCTCTGCACCGTGCTGGGCGGCAATCGCCGTCCGGGTCTGTCGCCCTTGCCGCATGGTCATTCCTTCCTCATCGAGCGTCTGCCTCTGGGCCGCTTCGGAGTGCACGTAGCGGCCCAGAGGCACTTAAGAGATGAGATCACCAGAGGCGGCTGGAGGGGCCGGCGGGAGCCTTTTGGGCCGCCGCCTCCTCTTCCTCTTTGAGTCGGACGAGCAGGACCCCCAAACGGTCGTTGCCGATGGGCTGGCGAGCGCGAACGGCATTCTTCACGGCCTCCCGGCTGATCCGTCCGGCTCGTTCGGAGGCTGCGCGCGCGATCGGCAGCAGCTGTTCCAGCCACTCTTCGTCGGCCTCCCGGTCCTGCTGGGAGTCAACGTCGTTCGGGACGGACGATTCCTTCCCGTCCGTGGGGTCGGGGACCGTCCCCGGATCTCTCCATCCGACGGCCGCGTGGGTCCCTGTTCCTTCGCGGCAGTCCGAGGGGCCGGGGGCCGGTCCGTCCGCCGGTTCCGTGTGCGCGGACGGACCGGCCATCGGTCCGTCCGGCGCAGCCGATTGAGTCCGGCTGGCCTTGAAGGTTCCGGGTTTCCGCAGGTCAACAAAGCCCCCGATAGGGGCATTGTCAGCGGACGGACCGGCCGCGATCACTTGCTCTCCGGCCTCCGTCGCGGAGCTGCACGAACCGCACATCGGCGCGACAGGTACGTTTCCGCTATGCCCTGGAACGGGTCGGCGGACCGGTCCGGGACGGATGTCCTCACGGTCCCGGACCGAAAGCTCGGCACTCCGCGCCATCAGGATGTACAGGTGCACGGAGCCCGCCAGAGCCAGCGGTGCGAGCGTCGACAGGACCCCGACGACTCCGTCGGTGAGGTGCAGCGCGGACCGTCCCGCCTGCGGATCGTCGTTCAGCGTGATGGCGTGCAGGGCGTTCGCCCCGAGGCTCGCGGTCGTGGCTGAGAGGAAGAGAAACCAGGCGTACAGCCGAGCACCGAAGGGCCTGTGACGAAGGAGCACGATCGCTCGCACGCCGTACGCAATGAACCCGTCAACGAACACCGGAAAGAGGTAGGAGAGTGACTCCCGCGCGTGGATCGCGGTGGCGATCTGACGCAGTGCGTCATAGGAGAATGCAAAGCCGGCCGCACCGAGCAGAATGATCGCTGTGCGGTCCCAGGCAGTCATTCCACGAAGCCTGAATGCACTCTGTGTTTCCGTCGGCGCCGGGCCTATATCGGCACGAGACATCAGAGAATGCCTCCGTCGCGCGGGTCGATGGACTGCCATGCCGGTGTCCGGGCAAGCATCTGGCCGAGCTGGTCCATAGACGTCACCTCGTGCACGTGCTGACTGGGGCAGGTCACGCACGACACCCGCAGCAGGATGCGTTCAGTCCCGCCTTGATCTGTGTAGAAAAGCTCCAAGTGCTGGCCCCCGACGGTATCGAGCGACGCGAACGCCTGGAGATGTTCCTCGAAGGGG comes from the Streptomyces sp. NBC_01471 genome and includes:
- a CDS encoding pentapeptide repeat-containing protein gives rise to the protein MSTPTPAIPGAPPWPYCAHGADPATDPVGCLGVHVPGHTACLAHLADVDRDAYLAGLAPGADIDHRGTPFTELLLDALLAALRDPGTGHPRLGDAGFEAASFEGRAGFEAATFQGRAAFEGATFQGHAWFALATFQGEAWFKSATFQGEAWFKSATFQSDAGFGSAAFQGRAGFGAATFQSAAWFEAAAFHGDARFGAATFRSGAWFEAAAFHDGAWFGAATFQRSAWFGAATFHGDARFGAAAFERDAWFEGVSFAREVRLGPLVCAGKVTLSRAVFGGPVTLALATQRLECRRTRWLSTAELRLRYATVDLAHAVLEHPLTIASEADPFEFPDGQPVAERDLADTADATVQMASLRGVDTAHLLLADVDLSQCLFTGTVHLDQLRLEGNCSFAQVPPGTHWRRWHPVRFARRRTLAEEHHWRANQPAAVQGWTTAEGSAHVGPLQLAPVYRALRKSFEDGKHEPGAADFYYGEMEMRRHADDIPRGERGLLHAYWLLSGYGLRASRALGWLAAAMLITITLLMGFGLPQQSPKQQATGTVRPGGGRVTFEIDRDAPQNPTGNRVTGERFEKALNVTLNSVVFRSSGQDLTTAGTYIEMASRLLEPTLIALAALAVRGRIKR
- a CDS encoding DUF2637 domain-containing protein, with translation MTAWDRTAIILLGAAGFAFSYDALRQIATAIHARESLSYLFPVFVDGFIAYGVRAIVLLRHRPFGARLYAWFLFLSATTASLGANALHAITLNDDPQAGRSALHLTDGVVGVLSTLAPLALAGSVHLYILMARSAELSVRDREDIRPGPVRRPVPGHSGNVPVAPMCGSCSSATEAGEQVIAAGPSADNAPIGGFVDLRKPGTFKASRTQSAAPDGPMAGPSAHTEPADGPAPGPSDCREGTGTHAAVGWRDPGTVPDPTDGKESSVPNDVDSQQDREADEEWLEQLLPIARAASERAGRISREAVKNAVRARQPIGNDRLGVLLVRLKEEEEAAAQKAPAGPSSRLW
- a CDS encoding DUF6195 family protein — its product is MIAAAKHLMVAEERRAAARETAFRTWGPRSITAASKYARHLLGADAATLDWEILGLLPFEEHLQAFASLDTVGGQHLELFYTDQGGTERILLRVSCVTCPSQHVHEVTSMDQLGQMLARTPAWQSIDPRDGGIL